CAACATCGCGAATATCTGCCTCACTCAACACCCGAGGAACTTCATAAGGCACACGTCCCACCTCTGTACGGTATGTAGCACTCGTGATCGCTACCGCAGAAGGTGCTTTCGGTGGCAACCCGTCGGGTTGCATGCTCGAATGTGACTGACGCCCAACGTGCCACAGTTGGCAATACATCTTATTGCCACCCGACTTTGCGGCGGCAACGACGGGACGCCAAGAGGTAATTTGTTCCTGCGAATAGATCCCTGGGACGGCAGAATAAGCAGTCGCCTGGGCAGACACAACTGTCCCCTCAGCGATGATGAGTCCAGCGCTGGACCTCTGCTCATAGTAGCGCGCCATCAACTCTGTTGCGATGCCTCCAGTCGAGGCGCGACCGCGCGTCATCGGTGCAAGCACAATCCTGTTAGCAAGCTGTTGCCCACCAACCTGAACGGGCGTGAAAAGACTACTGGATGTGTTCATCTGCGCACCCTCCCTTCAGAAGAAGTCGAAACGGAGGAATCCGAAACCACGGTGTTTTCGATGCGTCCAATACCGTCAATCTCAACTGTGACGACATCGCCGTCGCGAAGGGTGACCTTCGGGTCCCGCTTACTGCCGATCCCCGCAGGCGTCCCCGCCAATATCACGTCGCCAGCATCTAGACGCGTGAATTCAGAGACCGTGGCGATCAGAGCTGGAACCGAGAACAGCATCATGGACATTCGGGCGTCCTGCAACGTGCGCCCGTTGACCGTGGTCCTGATGCCGGCTGTTTCAAGATCAACCTCATCAGGGGTCACGATGTGCGGACCCAGCGGCGTCGAATTATCCCACGCCTTACCCTGCAACCACTGATGTGATTTGTACTGATAGTCACGCATGCTCACATCGTTCGCGACTGAGTAGCCGAGCACATGATCCAACGCATCCGCTTTCGCGATGTGCCGGCCCCCACGGCCAATGATGACCGCCATCTCGCCCTCATAGTCAGGGCCGGTTGAAGTCGTGGGGATCACGATGTCGTCACTAGGTCCCACAAGGTTGCTGGCGAACTTTGTGAACAGGACCGGATAGTCAGGCATCTCCCGCTCCACTTCTTCAACATGCGAAGCGAAGTTCAACCCAACGCAGATGACCTTCCCCGGGGCGGGGGAAGCCGGCAAAAGCCGCACATCTACCTCACGCACCGCCGCGCCTTCCAACCTTTTCGCTGCGGCGATAACCTCTGGCGTCGTTTCATGGCCCAGCTTGCTGATCCCTTCAAGGGGAACCAAAGAATTACCTGATACCTCAGCTAACTGGGGCTCGCCATTGTGTGCGAGGAAATGGGCGAATCTAGTCATGCCATCCTCCTTTACTCGTAGTGCAGCGCTTCCTTAGACCGCTCCGGCAATGTGGCAGCAGCGATCATCGAAAGCAGTACGAGTCCGACTCCGATTCCAGTCAGAGCAAGAGTCCCATTGGTGGTGTTTTGGAAGATCCACGCTGCAATGAACGGGATGGGCGCGCCGAAGATCAACCCGGCAAACGTCATGCCCAACGCAGACCCGGTGTAACGCATTCGTGTCGGCAGAGACTCAGCGAAGAACGGAGCCTGAACTGCGGCAGTGATCTGGATACCGCACAGCGCTAGCGCGACGACAGCGACTGACAATGGGTAATTCATGGTGTTCATAACAGGGAACATTGTCGCAGCAGCGGTTCCTTGCAACACGAGTCCGATGTAGAACGTCTTCTTCCTGCCGATGTAATCGCTGACATACCCACCCAAAATGGCCATAGGGATAGAAACAAGGTTGGCAATGACTAGCAGGAGGAAGGTGGCAGATTTCTCATAGTCAAGCTGACCAGTTAGATAGTTCACTGCGTAGGTGACGCAAATCCAGAATAGTCCGGCCGAGGCTGCCCACGAGCAAACCAATTTGATGACCGTCCCTGGCTTTCTAACTATGACTTTGAGCGCCTTCTCCTGGGACGGCTCTTGCGCTTGCTTTTCAGCGGCACGTTTCTGGCTTTCTCGGAAGGCAGGCGTCTCTTCAATGTTGCGGCGAATCCACACGCCGACAAGCAGGAGGAATAGTCCCATGAAGAACGGAATACGCCAACCCCAGCTCTGGAAAGCGTCTTCGCTCAGGAACAACGCCAACCCGGCAAGAGTAAGCGAGGCGAAGGTTTGAGCCAGTGGTGAACCAACAGCAAGGATGCCGCCGTATAGGCCACGTTTGTGCGAAGGAGCATGCTCAGTCACCAGTACCTGTACTCCAGAGGCTTCCCCGCCTAGAGCGAAACCTTGGAGGAAACGAAGGATGACCAGTAGCGTTGGCGCCCAGATACCGATGGCGCTGGCTGGGGGAAGAAGTCCAATGAGTACCGATGCGGTACCCATCAGAACGAGCGTAAACATTAAGACATTTCGACGCCCCATCCGGTCGCCCAAAGCGCCGAAGAAGATACCTCCGAGCGGACGAGCTGCCATACCTGCTCCGAACGTTGCGAATGAGGCGAGAAGTGCAGTGTCTGCCTCAACGTTGCTAAAGAAGAGGATGGGGAAGATCGTCGCGGACAAAGTTCCGTAAACGGCAAAATCGAACCATTCGAGAGCGGTACCGAGAGTTCCACTGAAAACCGCTGTACGAGCCGTTTTTGGGTTAAATGTAGGAGCCTCGTTAGCCCCGTCATTGTGCGCGGCATCGGTTTGGGCTTGAGGGAAAGATTTCTCTGTAGCCATCGTCGACTTCTTTCTAGATGTAAAAGCAGGCAGTCCTGCGAGAGGCTGTTTAGCGCTTATAGGTCAGTTGAAGGGCTGACTCTATTGCTGAAGGGGTGTGTCGCCCTAGGAAGGGCGGCATTTCATGAGGGCTGTTCGCCGTACGGTGCATACGAGCTCGTCGTTTTGGTTGTATCCGCGATGCTCGATGCCAACAAGGCCCGTTCCTGGCCGCGAGTTTGATTCCCGCTTGTCGAGGGCTTCAGTTTCTACCCGCAGCGTGTCACCGAAGAACACAGGCTTCGGGAAGCTGATTTCTCGGAAGCCAAGGTTCCCCAGAGTGGTTCCCAGCGTGGTTTCTTGAACGGGAATCCCGGTGACGAGTCCGAGGGTGAAGATCGAGTTGACAATCTGGCGGCCAAAGATCGATTCGCCCGAGAACTCTGCGTCAAGGTGCAGAGGCTGAACGTTCATTGTCAGCGTGGTGATCAGGAGGTTGTCCGACTCAGTCACGGTGCGCGTGACTTCGTGACGAATGACCTCTCCTACAACAAAATCTTCGTAGTACATGCCTGCCATGAGAGTGGCTCCTTAACAGTCGTAACCGGTCAGCGAGAGAAGCTCGCGAGCATGGTTGGCGTGGGCTTTATCGATGTGCTCGCCGGCGTAGGTTACGGCTCCCAAACCCCGTTCGGTTCCGGCTTCGAAAGCAGCCACCAGCTCGCGGTAATAGTTGGCATCGTCTTCGCTGATGCCGTAGGCCTCATTCACAATGTCGATGTGTTTGGGGTGAATTAGTACTTGGCCTGAATAGCCGAGGTTGCAGTTATCCGCCGCGAAGCGTTCCAGGCCTTCGAGGTTGTTGACCTCTTGCCACAAGCCCAGGAGGATGATGCGCACCCCGGCTGCCCGGGCCGCTACCACAACCTTGCTGCGTAGGTAGAGTGTTTCGGTGCCTTCCTCTGACCAGTTGAAGCCGACTTCGCGTGAGATGTCAGCGTTCTTCGCGGCAGCGGCCATGACACCGACAACGCGAGGGCCCTGTAGGATCTCGTCCACCCGATTGACGGAGGCCGCCGTCTCCAGCGACGGGACGAGCCCAATGCGCCCGCGCTGAATACCTGCATTGATTTCAGCTGCAGTGACGAGCGCATCGAAAGAAATCACATCGTCCCTGCTGAACAATTTGGGTAGAAGGAACGCGGTCAGAGCCGGGCTTGCCACGGTAGCGATGTCCCGCCCGAAGTGCTCAGTATCCAGGGCGTTAGGGCGCACTAGAATCTGAGGGCCCGCAGGCGACGCCGACTCAAGAACCTCGGTAACGGTCTCGCGTGCCAGCTGTTTTTCTGATTCCGGAACAGCATCCTCAAGGTCGAGGATGAGCGCATCGGCGTTGGAAGCCAGCGCTTTATCGATCATCGAGCGTCGATGACCAGGCACAAAGAGGACTGAACGTGCAGGTTTCATGAAGACGGCTCACTTTCGGTTAGAGCGGCGAGCTCGGTTCCGGCGGATAGCGATTGTCCGATCTCAACGAAGATTTCATCGACTGTGCCTGTGACAGGCGAGGCCACAGGGTTCTCCATTTTCATCGCTTCAAGGACGAACAACGCATCCCCAGCTTTCACTCTGGAACCGGGCTCAACATTGATCTTGATGATCGTTCCTTGCATAGGTGCATTGACGATGCCGTTAAACACGGTCTTGGATTGGCGGCGGTGGCCTCCGGACTGACGACGACGGTTTCCAACGGCCTCGCCTTCTTCACCCTGCGGCGGCGCGGCCAGCCCAGCGAGTGATGCGGCGGCCGGGTTGTCACTGAACTGGGGAATGACGTAGAACCGCCCGTTGACGATCACTTCATCGCGTGCCAGTTGGTCGTCATCGCTCGCGGTTAAGTCAAAGGAATTTTCAAGCCACAGGGTCGAATGCTCGATGGCACGGAAGTCTGGCGAGTCAATGATTCGGCGGGCCAGAGAGGCTGTTGAAGCCACACCTTCGATCTGCAGCTCACTGAGCGCTTGATGCAGGCGGTCAATAGCAGCGTCTCGGTCCTCGCCCCAAACAATCAGCTTGCCGATGAGGCTGTCGTAGAAAGGCAGAACCTCGTCGCCACTCTCATAGCCTGTGTCGAAGCGGACATGCTCAGCGGAAGGTGCTGTGAGGTCCGAGATGACGCCGGGTGAAGGGGCAAACAGACCGGCGGTGGCGTCCTCGGCGTTGATGCGCGCCTCAATCGCCGCACCCACAATGTTTGGGTTCTTGACTGCCTCGCTCAGAGGCTCACCTGCGGCGACCTTGAGTTGCTCCTCTACGAGGTCGATGTTGGTGATCATCTCAGTCACGGGATGTTCAACCTGGATGCGAGTGTTCATCTCAAGGAAATAGAACTCTTCGCCCTCCACAAGGAATTCGACGGTACCTAAGCCTTCGTAGCCTACGGTTTCAGCCAAGCGGGCCGCGGCGTCAGACATCTTGGTCCGCATAGCGTCCGTGAGTCCTGGCGCTGGTGCCTCTTCGATGAGCTTCTGATGCCGGCGCTGCACCGAGCAGTCGCGGTCACCAAGGGTTGCGACCGCCCCGTGTGAATCTGCGATAACTTGAACCTCGACGTGGCGGGCGTTGACCAGGTAACGCTCCACGAAAACCTCGCCGTTGCCGAAAGCAGCGGTCGCTTCCCGGACAGCGGCAGCGAAGGAATCGCTGACCTCATCGGAGCCGTTGATGCGGCGCATACCGCGCCCGCCGCCGCCAGCGGAGGCCTTAACGAGGACCGGGTAGCCGTGCTCTTCACCGAATTCCACCACCGCATCGGCTGAGTCAACCGCGCCATTGGAGCCGGGCGCCATGGGAACGTCAGCCTTGTTAGCCAATTCGCGCGAAGCGACTTTGTCACCCATCGTTGAGATGGCGTCAGGGGACGGGCCAATGAACACCAGGCCGGCGTCAGTGACAGCCTGAGCGAATCCGGCGTTCTCGGAAAGGAAGCCGTAACCCGGGTGGATCGCTTCCGCTCCGGTCTTGAGAGCTGCCTCGATGATCTTTTCTGGGCACAAGTAGTTCTCGCTGGCAGGCCCCTTGCCAAGATCGACGGCTTCATTCGCGCGACGAACGTGGAGTGAGGCGGCATCTGCACTTGAGTAGACAGCGACAGTCTCCACGTTGAGGCGAGCACATGTGTCAATAATTCGTGCGGCGATCTCACCCCGGTTAGCAATCAGAATCTTTGAAAACATGTGTGAGTTCCCTTTCGGGTAAGAAGTAAAGATGGGCGTGTGAACCAGCTACCGATGCGCGGGTCAGATCCAGTCGAGTTGCTGCTTGAGCTTGGACTTGACGAGCTTTCCGGCGGGAGAGCGCGGGAACTGTTCGGCTGTTACGAAGACGATCTTTTTCGGCACCTTGTACCCGGCCAGATGCTCGCGCAGGAACTCTTTCAGTTCGTCTTCGGTGGCGTTCAGATCGGAGCGTAGGACGACTGCCGCGCGGACTTCTTCGCCCCATTCGGGGTCCGGAACGCCCACGACTGCCGCTTCAAGGACCGCAGTGTGAAGGTAGAGTATCTGCTCTACCTCTGCGGCGTAGACGTTCTCACCACCGGACTTGATCATCTCTTTGAGGCGGTCACGGAAGAAGTAATAGCCGTTCTCATCGGTTACTGCTAGGTCTCCGGTGCGGAGCCATCCATTGCGGAACGTGTCCGCGGTTTGCTCGGGCCGGCCGTAGTATTCGAGCATCAGGGCTGGGCCGCGAACACAGATTTCCCCAAGTTCGCCGGTCTCAACTTGGTTGCCGTCAAGATCTTGAAGCTCTACTTCAACCATGAGGTAGGGCTGGCCGATCGAGCCATCGACGTTCTCTTTGAGGATGTCTTCTGCCTTGAGTCGGGTCACCATAGGGCCTGCTTCGGTCAAGCCGTATCGGAAGTACAGTTCGGTGTCCGGAAGCATCTCAGTGAAAAGCTCTTTGTCTGGCATCCGAAGCAAGCCCGCGCCTGTGTGCACTGCCTTCAGGTGCTTGCGAAGAATTGGGTTGTCGAAAGAACGTAGATCTAGCATCTTGCGCACCATGTTTGGGATGAGGAACGTGTTGGTGATGCGTTCCTGCTCCACGGTCTTGATGAAGTCATCTACATCGAACTTTGGGGAAAGAACGCTTGTAGCGCCCGCAATGAAATGCGTGACGAGCCAGCAGAGGAGCCCAGCGGTGTGGAAAAGTGGCGTGACGATCAGGCAGCGCTCATTAGTTCGGGTTCCGAGCTGGCAGTCGACCATCTCGTTCAAAGCGTTTGCTACAGCCGAGCGGTGGGAAAGAACTACGCCCTTAGGTGTCCCGGTGGAGCCGCCGGTGTAGAGAATGCATAGCGGCGAATCGAGGGTTGCTTCTGAATGGAGGGGGCCTGTGCCGATTCGCAGACCGTCGATCTCGCTTTCGCGAATGATGCGAGGGAGAGTCTCCTGAGTTTCTGAAAGTTTCTCAAGAGCTTGGTCAATGAGGTCATCGAAGCGTGATTCGACGATGATGACATCAGCGGAGGTTTCTGCGATGCCTTGTGCACACTCCCTGACTGACCAGCGCCAGTTATAGGCGACATAGACGGCATCGGCTGAGGCGACGGAGAAGAACATTTCAGCGTTGAATACTGTGTTGGAACCCATGACGCCGATGTTTGTTCCTGCAGTGACCCCTTGTTCTTTGAGTCCGCGGGCTAGGGACCAGGCCCGTTCTGCAAGCTGTGCAAATGTGACGCGGCCGTCGATGCCTACCAGAGCTTCTCTTGATGGATGTTTCTGAGCGTTAAGCT
The Pseudoglutamicibacter albus DNA segment above includes these coding regions:
- a CDS encoding MaoC family dehydratase, encoding MAGMYYEDFVVGEVIRHEVTRTVTESDNLLITTLTMNVQPLHLDAEFSGESIFGRQIVNSIFTLGLVTGIPVQETTLGTTLGNLGFREISFPKPVFFGDTLRVETEALDKRESNSRPGTGLVGIEHRGYNQNDELVCTVRRTALMKCRPS
- a CDS encoding HpcH/HpaI aldolase/citrate lyase family protein → MKPARSVLFVPGHRRSMIDKALASNADALILDLEDAVPESEKQLARETVTEVLESASPAGPQILVRPNALDTEHFGRDIATVASPALTAFLLPKLFSRDDVISFDALVTAAEINAGIQRGRIGLVPSLETAASVNRVDEILQGPRVVGVMAAAAKNADISREVGFNWSEEGTETLYLRSKVVVAARAAGVRIILLGLWQEVNNLEGLERFAADNCNLGYSGQVLIHPKHIDIVNEAYGISEDDANYYRELVAAFEAGTERGLGAVTYAGEHIDKAHANHARELLSLTGYDC
- a CDS encoding acetyl/propionyl/methylcrotonyl-CoA carboxylase subunit alpha, which gives rise to MFSKILIANRGEIAARIIDTCARLNVETVAVYSSADAASLHVRRANEAVDLGKGPASENYLCPEKIIEAALKTGAEAIHPGYGFLSENAGFAQAVTDAGLVFIGPSPDAISTMGDKVASRELANKADVPMAPGSNGAVDSADAVVEFGEEHGYPVLVKASAGGGGRGMRRINGSDEVSDSFAAAVREATAAFGNGEVFVERYLVNARHVEVQVIADSHGAVATLGDRDCSVQRRHQKLIEEAPAPGLTDAMRTKMSDAAARLAETVGYEGLGTVEFLVEGEEFYFLEMNTRIQVEHPVTEMITNIDLVEEQLKVAAGEPLSEAVKNPNIVGAAIEARINAEDATAGLFAPSPGVISDLTAPSAEHVRFDTGYESGDEVLPFYDSLIGKLIVWGEDRDAAIDRLHQALSELQIEGVASTASLARRIIDSPDFRAIEHSTLWLENSFDLTASDDDQLARDEVIVNGRFYVIPQFSDNPAAASLAGLAAPPQGEEGEAVGNRRRQSGGHRRQSKTVFNGIVNAPMQGTIIKINVEPGSRVKAGDALFVLEAMKMENPVASPVTGTVDEIFVEIGQSLSAGTELAALTESEPSS
- a CDS encoding MFS transporter; the protein is MATEKSFPQAQTDAAHNDGANEAPTFNPKTARTAVFSGTLGTALEWFDFAVYGTLSATIFPILFFSNVEADTALLASFATFGAGMAARPLGGIFFGALGDRMGRRNVLMFTLVLMGTASVLIGLLPPASAIGIWAPTLLVILRFLQGFALGGEASGVQVLVTEHAPSHKRGLYGGILAVGSPLAQTFASLTLAGLALFLSEDAFQSWGWRIPFFMGLFLLLVGVWIRRNIEETPAFRESQKRAAEKQAQEPSQEKALKVIVRKPGTVIKLVCSWAASAGLFWICVTYAVNYLTGQLDYEKSATFLLLVIANLVSIPMAILGGYVSDYIGRKKTFYIGLVLQGTAAATMFPVMNTMNYPLSVAVVALALCGIQITAAVQAPFFAESLPTRMRYTGSALGMTFAGLIFGAPIPFIAAWIFQNTTNGTLALTGIGVGLVLLSMIAAATLPERSKEALHYE
- a CDS encoding class I adenylate-forming enzyme family protein; translated protein: MLTIGAWIELNAQKHPSREALVGIDGRVTFAQLAERAWSLARGLKEQGVTAGTNIGVMGSNTVFNAEMFFSVASADAVYVAYNWRWSVRECAQGIAETSADVIIVESRFDDLIDQALEKLSETQETLPRIIRESEIDGLRIGTGPLHSEATLDSPLCILYTGGSTGTPKGVVLSHRSAVANALNEMVDCQLGTRTNERCLIVTPLFHTAGLLCWLVTHFIAGATSVLSPKFDVDDFIKTVEQERITNTFLIPNMVRKMLDLRSFDNPILRKHLKAVHTGAGLLRMPDKELFTEMLPDTELYFRYGLTEAGPMVTRLKAEDILKENVDGSIGQPYLMVEVELQDLDGNQVETGELGEICVRGPALMLEYYGRPEQTADTFRNGWLRTGDLAVTDENGYYFFRDRLKEMIKSGGENVYAAEVEQILYLHTAVLEAAVVGVPDPEWGEEVRAAVVLRSDLNATEDELKEFLREHLAGYKVPKKIVFVTAEQFPRSPAGKLVKSKLKQQLDWI
- a CDS encoding fumarylacetoacetate hydrolase family protein; amino-acid sequence: MTRFAHFLAHNGEPQLAEVSGNSLVPLEGISKLGHETTPEVIAAAKRLEGAAVREVDVRLLPASPAPGKVICVGLNFASHVEEVEREMPDYPVLFTKFASNLVGPSDDIVIPTTSTGPDYEGEMAVIIGRGGRHIAKADALDHVLGYSVANDVSMRDYQYKSHQWLQGKAWDNSTPLGPHIVTPDEVDLETAGIRTTVNGRTLQDARMSMMLFSVPALIATVSEFTRLDAGDVILAGTPAGIGSKRDPKVTLRDGDVVTVEIDGIGRIENTVVSDSSVSTSSEGRVRR